AGGAGTTTTGACCGGTCCTCTGTATACGATCCATAAAGCCATTCATTTGATCCAAACGGCAAAAAAGCTATCACAGGAGCTTGACCAAACGGTCGTACCTGTCTTCTGGATTGCCGGGGAAGACCATGACATCGATGAGATCGACCACGTCTATTGGTTGGCTGACAGAGAGACCCGTCTGCACAAGGAACGGATGAACCTCAATAAAAAAGGACGCGTATCTGCCAGCAGTCTCCCCTTGGATGAGGAGGCATGTGAGCAGTTTCTCGCTCAATTTTTCAACGGGCAGATTGAGACGGAAGAAACGGCGTCCATTCGTGAGCTAGTAGAAACGACAGCGGCTGCATCGGAGAACGTTGCGGAGTGGTTCGCTCGACTGATGGCACAGTTATTTGGCAAGCACGGACTCATTTTGGTGGAATCTTCTCTGCCATTTGTAAGGGAGCTGGAAAGTCCGGTCTTCCAACAAGTAATTGAGAAAAATGAGCAAGTCGCTGATCTATTACTGAAGGCAGCAGATCGAATCGCCACGGCAGACTATCCGCTACAGCTTCAAGTAGAGGAGCATCAGGCCAACCTCTTTTTGTACGAAGGAACAGACCGACTGCTGTTGGAGAGACACGGAGACCGCTTCGTGAACCGGAGAGCGTCCTACAGTCGTGAGGATTTGTTGAAGCTCGCAGCTGAGCATCCAGAGCGCTTCAGTGCCAATGTAGTGACACGCGGATTGATGCAGGAGCATCTCTTCCCGTCCCTTGCGTTTATCGGGGGACCTGGTGAAGTCGCCTATTGGGCGTACTACCGGGAAATCTTT
This is a stretch of genomic DNA from Brevibacillus choshinensis. It encodes these proteins:
- the bshC gene encoding bacillithiol biosynthesis cysteine-adding enzyme BshC, with the translated sequence MNVECLTLPLANRLAQEYQQGNDSALQFFAYNPHEMQAYKERLEWLRSRTIPHREQLAEGLYTYNKKIGNKQEALSQIELLRRPDTYVVIGGQQAGVLTGPLYTIHKAIHLIQTAKKLSQELDQTVVPVFWIAGEDHDIDEIDHVYWLADRETRLHKERMNLNKKGRVSASSLPLDEEACEQFLAQFFNGQIETEETASIRELVETTAAASENVAEWFARLMAQLFGKHGLILVESSLPFVRELESPVFQQVIEKNEQVADLLLKAADRIATADYPLQLQVEEHQANLFLYEGTDRLLLERHGDRFVNRRASYSREDLLKLAAEHPERFSANVVTRGLMQEHLFPSLAFIGGPGEVAYWAYYREIFELFDMRMPIVLTRMSITLMEGAKQRLLEGFGLSVEDVLTRFGQWKEEWTLQQEPHPLHEQFTKARESIQSTYLPLVEEVVRLDGGLRNLAEKNAEILLAQVAFLEDRLVRSLQQQDDVAYTRLQRIEAFLLPEGGLQERKLSFLPFANKYGLGLVDRLVEAPFTHDGTHQIFYV